From the Bacillus sp. Marseille-P3661 genome, the window CGAAACTAGGAAATCCTGATCAAGACCCTCGGATTTTTGAAGATGAAAATGGTCGTAGCTTAAAAATTATTCGCGGTGGCGGTGTGCGACTGAAGCTATTTCAAACATGTACTCCAATTGATTTAAACTCCTTTCAAATCAAATTAACAACTCCCAAAGTGTACACTTCACAAGGTGTTCCCGTTGTTGCCGATGCTGTTACATCCGTAAAAATTGCTGATAGTTTAATAGGAATTGCAAATTATGCAGAACAATTTTTAGGAAAAAAACAAAATGAAATTGAGGATGAGGTGTCAAAGGTTCTAGGCACAAATCTTCGCGCAATCTTATCAAAATTAACAGTTGAAGAGATTAATAATGATCGAGAATCATTTAATCAACAAGTGCAAGATATTGCGCAAAAGGAATTAGATAATATGGGCTTTAAAATCACTTCTTTTGGTTTAGATGATTTGCGTGATGCTGATGAAGAAAATGGCTATCTTGACAATTTAGGGCGGCCGCGGATTGCTGAGATCCGCAAAAAAGCAGAAATGGCTGAATCAGATGCTGAAAAAGAAACACGAATGTACAAAGCAAAGAATGATCAAGAGGCACAGGATGAAGAGAATAAACGATTGACAGCCATTGCTCAATCAAAAAAGGAGCGAGATATTAAAGAAGCGCAAATTAAAGAAGAAACTGAAAGAGCTCGCGCAAAATCAGAGCAATCCTACGAATTGGAGAAGGCTCGACTTGCTCAACAAGTGAAGGAAGAAGAAATGAAAATTCAGTTTATCGAGCGGCAGCGTCAGGTTGAATTAGAGCTTGAAGAACAAAAGCGACGTAAAACACAAGCAGATGCTAATGCATATGACATTAAAGCCAAAGCTGAGGCAGAGGCTGATAAGGCAAGAATTGATGGTGAAACGAAAGCACTCATCGAAAAGCAGAAGGGTCTTGCTGAGGCGGCTGTTATTCGTGAACGTGGTCTTGCCGAAGCGGAGGCAAAGCAGTTAATGGCTGAAGCGATGGAAAAATACGGTCAGGCAGCGATTCTTGAAATGTTTATTGATATGCTGCCAAAATATGCTCGTGAGGTTGCGCTTCCATTATCAAAAATTGAAGGAATGAAAGTAATTGATATGGGCGGTTCAGAGTCTGGAGGCGCTACGAAAATTACGAATAATGTGACTAAGACAATGGTGGGTATACAAGAGAGTTTAAAGGAAACAACAGGTATGGATGTCAAGGCCATGTTGGAGAGCTTTGTATCAAGAGGTAATGTCAATAACTTTGGAAATAGCAAGGATACCTATGAACCTGGAAATTCTAATGAAGATACCTCGACTGATCACAAAGAATCAAACCAGGAAAACGTTGAAACTGTAAAAGGGTCAACAATAGACACAACGGAATAGACTAGGATAATAAGGCATCACTAACAGTTTGTTAAGTGGTGCTTTTGTATTAATATTTAAAAAATTGTTGATATTTACCAAAGTAACTTATATAATTTAAATTGTTAATTTAATAGCATTAACTAGGGGTGTCCAATGAGTTGGGCTGAGAGAGAAACACAATGAAGTTTCTTGACCCTTCGGACCTGATCTGGATCATACCAGCGTGGGGAAGTTAGATTTTTATATTTGTAAAATAACTACTTCTACATATTAAAGCCGGGTCCATCCAACATAGTTGGATCCCGGCTTTTTTTGTACTTCTCCCTTTGCTTGCCGTCAGATCTCGTCTTTTTACAAAATAAAAAGGAGAGATTTTTTTATGAGCACATCGTCTTTGAATCAAGAAAGTATCACTATTCAATCAAGTTTCCCAGGTAGTAAGAAGGTTTATGTAGAGGGTTCACGACCAGACATTCGTGTTCCAATGCGTGAAATTGAGTTGAGCCCGACATCTAGCACAGTTGGTGAAGAACCAAATCCACCTGTAACCGTTTATGATACGAGTGGACCTTATACGGATGCAACTTATAAGGTGGATATTCAAAAAGGACTTCCAGCTATTCGCAGTTCATGGATCCATGAACGTGGTAACGTAGAAGAATATGAAGGGCGTATGATTAAGCCTGAGGATAATGGAATCAAAGATCCTTCCAAGCATGTGAATGTTGTAACTTTTCCTGGTTTATCTCGTAAACCTCTTCGTGCTAAAAATGGCCAGAATGTCACCCAACTTCATTATGCGAAGAAAGGTATCATCACTCCTGAGATGGAATTCATTGCCATCCGTGAAAATTTGTCAGCTGATTTCGTAAGAGACGAGGTTGCAAAGGGTCGTGCTATAATTCCATCCAATATTAATCATCCTGAAATTGAACCGATGATTATTGGCCGAAATTTTCATGTGAAGATTAATGCTAACATTGGGAATTCAGCGGTTTCTTCATCGATTGAAGAGGAAGTAGAAAAGATGACATGGGCTACTCGTTGGGGAGCAGATACTATTATGGATTTATCTACTGGTAAAAACATCCACACTACACGCGAGTGGATTATCCGCAATTCACCTGTACCAGTTGGAACAGTACCGTTATACCAAGCTCTTGAAAAAGTAGATGGAGTAGCGGAAAACTTAACATGGGAAGTTTATCGAGATACTCTTATTGAACAAGCTGAGCAGGGTGTTGATTATTTCACAATTCACGCTGGTGTGCGACTACGATATATTCCGCTTACAGCAAATCGGGTTACTGGAATTGTTTCAAGAGGCGGATCGATTATGGCGCAATGGTGCTTATATCATCATCAAGAAAATTTCTTATACACGCATTTTGAAGAGATTTGCGAAATTATGAAAACATATGATATTGCCTTTTCACTTGGTGATGGGCTGCGCCCAGGTTCGATTGCTGATGCAAATGATGAAGCGCAATTTGCAGAACTTGACACACTTGGCGAGCTTACAAAAATAGCTTGGGAACATGATGTGCAAGTAATGGTTGAGGGTCCTGGTCATGTACCGATGCACTTAATAAAAGAAAATATGGATAAGCAGCTAGAAACTTGTCAGGAAGCTCCTTTTTATACATTAGGCCCACTTACAACAGATATCGCACCGGGTTATGACCATATCACGTCGGCAATTGGTGCAGCAATGATTGGGTGGTATGGCACCGCAATGTTATGCTATGTAACACCAAAGGAGCATTTAGGACTTCCCAATAAAAATGATGTTCGTGAAGGGGTTATTACTTATAAAATTGCTGCTCACGCTGCTGATCTTGCAAAAGGCCATCCCGGTGCACAAAAGCGTGATGATGCATTATCCAAAGCCAGGTTTGAGTTTAGATGGAGAGATCAATTCAATTTATCACTTGACCCTGAGCGTGCAATTGAATATCATGATGAAACATTACCTGCAGAAGGAGCAAAAACAGCGCATTTCTGTTCAATGTGTGGGCCAAAGTTTTGTTCAATGAGGATTTCACACGATATTCGCAATTATTCTAAAGAAAATAACTTCTCTACAAACAGTGAAATTGAAAAAGGTTTAGAGGACAAGGCGCAAGAGTTTCGAAAATCTGGTGGCAGTATTTATCAATAATTAGTTGGCAGTTAATAAAAGGTTGTGGTAGCAACCGATGAAGAGGAAAGTTGATCGCAAAATCAGTGGCAAACCTCTTCATCGAGCCGATGAAAGAGGAAAGGTGATCGCAAAATCAGTGGAAAACTTCTTCATAAGGCAGATGAAGAGGAAAGTTGATCGCAAAATCAGTGCTAAACCTCTTCATAAGGCAGATGAAGAGGAAAGTTGATCGCAAAATCAGTGGCAAACCTCTTCATCGAGCCGATGAAGAGGAAAGGTGATCGCAAAAAAACAGTGGAAAACTTCTTCATAAGGCAGATGAAGAGGAAAGGTGATCGCAAAATCAGTGCCAAACCTCTTCATAAGACAAATGAAGAGGAAACTCAAGTCTAAAAGCATCGCCAAACCCCTTCATAAGGCAGATGAAGAGGAAACTTAAGTCTAAAAGCATCGCCAAACCTCTTCATAAGGCAAATGAAGAGGAAACTCAAGTCTAAAAGCATCGCCAAACCTCTTCATAAGGCAAATGAAGAGGAAACACAAGTCTAAAATCAGTG encodes:
- the thiC gene encoding phosphomethylpyrimidine synthase ThiC — encoded protein: MSTSSLNQESITIQSSFPGSKKVYVEGSRPDIRVPMREIELSPTSSTVGEEPNPPVTVYDTSGPYTDATYKVDIQKGLPAIRSSWIHERGNVEEYEGRMIKPEDNGIKDPSKHVNVVTFPGLSRKPLRAKNGQNVTQLHYAKKGIITPEMEFIAIRENLSADFVRDEVAKGRAIIPSNINHPEIEPMIIGRNFHVKINANIGNSAVSSSIEEEVEKMTWATRWGADTIMDLSTGKNIHTTREWIIRNSPVPVGTVPLYQALEKVDGVAENLTWEVYRDTLIEQAEQGVDYFTIHAGVRLRYIPLTANRVTGIVSRGGSIMAQWCLYHHQENFLYTHFEEICEIMKTYDIAFSLGDGLRPGSIADANDEAQFAELDTLGELTKIAWEHDVQVMVEGPGHVPMHLIKENMDKQLETCQEAPFYTLGPLTTDIAPGYDHITSAIGAAMIGWYGTAMLCYVTPKEHLGLPNKNDVREGVITYKIAAHAADLAKGHPGAQKRDDALSKARFEFRWRDQFNLSLDPERAIEYHDETLPAEGAKTAHFCSMCGPKFCSMRISHDIRNYSKENNFSTNSEIEKGLEDKAQEFRKSGGSIYQ
- a CDS encoding flotillin family protein — encoded protein: MLNLIWLILVGILLLILIVGGAIGFIVFKKRYKTASSNQALIITGPKLGNPDQDPRIFEDENGRSLKIIRGGGVRLKLFQTCTPIDLNSFQIKLTTPKVYTSQGVPVVADAVTSVKIADSLIGIANYAEQFLGKKQNEIEDEVSKVLGTNLRAILSKLTVEEINNDRESFNQQVQDIAQKELDNMGFKITSFGLDDLRDADEENGYLDNLGRPRIAEIRKKAEMAESDAEKETRMYKAKNDQEAQDEENKRLTAIAQSKKERDIKEAQIKEETERARAKSEQSYELEKARLAQQVKEEEMKIQFIERQRQVELELEEQKRRKTQADANAYDIKAKAEAEADKARIDGETKALIEKQKGLAEAAVIRERGLAEAEAKQLMAEAMEKYGQAAILEMFIDMLPKYAREVALPLSKIEGMKVIDMGGSESGGATKITNNVTKTMVGIQESLKETTGMDVKAMLESFVSRGNVNNFGNSKDTYEPGNSNEDTSTDHKESNQENVETVKGSTIDTTE